Proteins from a single region of Pungitius pungitius chromosome 4, fPunPun2.1, whole genome shotgun sequence:
- the lmo7b gene encoding LIM domain only protein 7b isoform X2 codes for MEWRQQTSVSCEEAFNEAQRWIQEVTGKSFGSNDFRAALENGVLLCDLINCLKPGVIKRVNRLSTPIAGLDNVNVFLKACGKVGLNVSQLFHPGDLQDLSTRATLRQDESDRRLKNVLVTIYWLGRKAHLDAFYTGPQLNFKAFEGLLGLALSKALDEGWYPEREECRGLRPSYGSAKSVDNIDSQDFRTLRPNSEGCGSDAEAEQVYKMETTKQNRGKGFIPPPPPRRKQGREEMGSPLSRTYQIQVRPERPVQVNPGWIWSKSLSDIPMVYPVRKVPDGNTIYALDHKECGLENKRKCSVAAKDSEAQWHDDLMKWKNRRRSTKSDLRKKSQEWDQVINQMAIGAMNRFEKKEVQGRLPRDQQSPRRHYASPRPYSTSPPSKSPSCNLRPHTRALLACSYSTEAPFSPTSPLGTYNSACASGSSFAARPASNGNILGEKTYAASLASDGARVTTPSLDFPFSSQTQVKAQCSPAPLQPTTPLAGVAVLEDTSQRVCQKSSVEPAVEQGAGQQVAGVYKYLSRTGSWSGSASLPRGYRRSEGSSRLSSAITPRPFGTRQSSVSSLQRPYSVDDNEGRLLKSEKEEPFSPTTKSSLKRQNATAHLKGQHPASIKPEEANQAKQSGTAQTGEVKGATLSSKTNAYNYQPYSQTKLVPRPYANPQSHPTKGLTLPSHASNDLPKVDHSDMRVSLTLKPNSIPDFGIQTHWDSTGARVEYIQPGSPAELCQLCVDDEIVAVNGVAAAQMNSKQWKDEITSSLRTGNLTMDIRRYGNKDWSTSDGFTQNQPGQSRMTLNLTAAAPVLIGCSDHHANSCTATETTVRKMSKMNGQMDNVVHGKVMHGELADNHKTARSEDCNNFGSKNQKKRAEFFKLKGGSESAISDLKVPSLRPSSSSWSWDHEEDRRRQEKWQEEQERLLQGQYQRDQERLESEWQRAQREAKQELCRNTGNSFEMPGGGESPASTQIYANGLTNKTRKEPSPDRDELQEAGSKPQSNAQGERHDKNSEHAWAEDSCGFAQLSPAHRAKSWSTPALAGSYKPGSGDERKTRGQSVSNAEKDRQQILEEMKKRTQLLTDNSWIRQRSSSFYKEPIYVGVPMKRYESLDDLDALRLSALSTATFSFPRPHSAAAGYRAPTRNASSRYSTGTMLPQRNEFDSAHYGGVWAATNISEELGLQTTKPEAPL; via the exons ATGGAGTGGCGCCAGCAGACCAGTGTGAGCTGTGAAGAGGCCTTCAACGAGGCTCAACGCTGGATCCAG gaagTGACTGGAAAATCATTTGGCTCCAACGACTTCCGTGCTGCGTTGGAGAATGGAGTCCTGCTTTGCGA CTTGATCAACTGTCTGAAACCTGGCGTTATTAAGAGAGTTAACCGGCTTTCTACTCCCATCGCTGGCCTG GATAACGTCAACGTATTCCTGAAAGCCTGCGGAAAAGTGGGACTGAATGTGTCTCAGCTGTTTCATCCAGGCGACCTGCAGGACCTGTCCACTCGGGCAACACTCAG gCAAGATGAAAGTGACCGAAGACTCAAAAAC gtccTCGTCACGATCTACTGGTTGGGTCGCAAGGCTCACTTGGACGCATTCTACACTGGTCCTCAGCTCAACTTCAAGGCCTTCGAGGGGCTCTTGGGATTGGCCTTGTCTAAA GCGCTAGATGAGGGCTGGTatccagagagggaggaatgtCGCGGCCTGAGACCGAGCTACGGATCTGCCAAATCTGTGGACAACATTGACTCTCAAGATTTCCGAACCCTCCGCCCAAACAGTGAAG GCTGTGGAAGTGACGCTGAAGCTGAGCAGGTCTACAAGATGGAGACAACCAAGCAAAACAGGGGAAAAGGGTTTATCCCTCCGCCACCTCCACGGAGAAAACAAGGCCGGGAGGAGATGGGAAGCCCATTATCCAG AACTTATCAAATCCAGGTCAGACCTGAGAGACCAGTCCAGGTCAACCCTGGCTGGATTTG GAGCAAATCACTCAGTGACATTCCGATGGTGTACCCTGTGCGTAAAGTTCCTGATGGGAACACCATTTATGCTTTGGACCACAAAGAGTGCGGCCTTGAAAACAAACGGAAGTGTAGCGTTGCTGCCAAGGACAGTGAAGCTCAGTGGCATGAC GACTTGATGAAGTGGAAGAATCGTCGCAGGAGCACAAAGTCTGACCTCCGCAAGAAATCTCAAGAATGGGACCAAGTCATTAACCAGATGGCCATTGGTGCCATGAATAgatttgaaaagaaagaagtacAAGGCAGACTGCCACG AGACCAGCAGTCCCCACGCAGGCATTACGCTTCCCCTCGTCCTTACTCCACCTCTCCGCCATCAAAATCACCGAGCTGTAATCTCCGCCCACATACTCGGGCTCTGCTGGCCTGCAGCTACTCCACAGAGGCACCTTTCAGCCCCACGTCTCCACTTGGCACCTACAACTCAGCCTGCGCTTCG GGATCCTCATTTGCCGCTAGGCCTGCCTCTAATGGGAACATACTGGGAGAGAAGACCTACGCTGCCTCCTTGGCTTCAGATGGTGCAAGAGTTACCACCCCTTCTCTAGACTTTCCTTTCAGCTCCCAGACCCAAGTCAAGGCACAGTGCAGCCCGGCTCCTCTCCAGCCCACGACACCACTG GCAGGTGTTGCTGTGCTGGAGGACACGTCCCAGAGAGTATGCCAGAAGAGCTCTGTGGAACCGGCCGTGGAGCAAGGCGCAGGCCAGCAGGTTGCAGGCGTCTACAAGTACTTGTCCAGGACAGGATCATGGTCCGGCTCGGCCAGCCTTCCTCGTGGCTACCGGCGGTCAGAGGGCTCGTCTCGTCTCTCTTCTGCAATCACGCCCAGACCCTTTGGTACCAGGCAGTCCAGTGTGTCCTCACTGCAGAGACCGTACAGC GTAGACGACAACGAGGGTCGGCTTTTAAAGAGTGAGAAAGAGGAGCCTTTTTCTCCAACCACCAAATCTTCTCTCAAAAGGCAGAATGCGACCGCCCATCTGAAAGGTCAGCACCCGGCCTCCATCAAACCGGAGGAAGCTAACCAGGCGAAGCAGAGTGGCACGGCTCAGACGGGGGAGGTGAAAGGTGCCACTCTATCCAGCAAGACCAATGCCTACAACTATCAGCCCTACTCCCAAACCAAGCTAGTTCCTCGGCCGTATGCTAACCCGCAGAGTCACCCCACCAAAGGCTTGACCCTTCCTTCTCATGCCAGCAATGACCTCCCAAAG GTGGATCACAGTGACATGAGAGTGAGCCTTACTCTTAAACCTAACAGTATACCAGACTTTGGTATCCAGACTCACTGGGACTCCACAGGGGCGAGAGTCGAATACATCCAACCTG GCAGTCCAGCGGAGCTTTGCCAGCTGTGTGTGGACGATGAGATTGTGGCGGTTAATGGAGTTGCAGCGGCACAAATGAACTCCAAACAGTGGAAGGATGAAATTACGTCTTCCCTGCGAACCGGCAATCTGACCATGGACATTCGGCGCTATGGCAACAAGG ATTGGAGCACCAGTGACGGCTTTACTCAAAACCAGCCAGGCCAGAGCAGAATGACCCTCAATCTGACTGCCGCAGCGCCAGTTCTGATAGGTTGCTCCGATCACCATGCCAACAGTTGTACCGCTACAGAAACCACCGTCAGGAAAATGTCCAAAATGAATGGGCAGATGGACAAC GTTGTACACGGTAAAGTCATGCATGGGGAGCTTGCTGACAACCACAAGACAGCCAGAAGTGAAG ATTGCAATAATTTTGGTAGTAAAAATCAGAAAAAGAGGGCGGAATTTTTCAAACTTAAAG GAGGTTCAGAATCGGCAATATCCGAT CTCAAAGTGCCATCCCTcaggccctcctcctccagctggtcaTGGGACCATGAGGAGGATCGAAGGCGTCAAGAGAAGTGGCAAGAAGAGCAGGAGCGCCTCCtacag ggGCAATATCAGCGGGATCAGGAGAGGCTTGAATCAGAGTGGCAAAGAGCACAACGAGAGGCAAAGCAGGAGTTATGCAGGAATACGGGG AACTCCTTTGAGATGCCTGGTGGTGGTGAGAGCCCTGCCAGCACCCAGATCTATGCGAATGGATTGACaaacaaaaccagaaaagaGCCGAGCCCTGACCGAGATGAGCTGCAGGAAGCCGGATCGAAACCTCAAAGTAATGCACAAGGAGAGCGGCATGACAAGAATTCAGAACACGCCTg GGCTGAGGACTCCTGCGGCTTTGCTCAGCTGTCTCCTGCACACAG GGCGAAGTCCTGGTCCACACCAGCATTAGCAGGCAGCTACAAACCAGGAAGCG GGGATGAGAGGAAGACGAGAGGACAGTCTGTGTCTAATGCTGAGAAAGACCGGCAGCAGATactggaggagatgaagaaaagaacTCAGCTTCTGACTGATAACAGCTGGATACGTCagcgcagcagcagcttttaCAAGGAGCCCATCTATGTTGGGGTGCCAATGAAGAG GTACGAGTCTCTGGACGACCTGGATGCTTTGCGTCTGTCCGCTCTCTCGACCGCCACATTCAGCTTCCCTCGTCcacactctgctgctgcaggttaCCGCGCTCCGACCAGGAACGCTTCCTCCCGCTACAGCACTGGAACAATGTTACCCCAGAGAAATGAATTTGACTCTGCTCATTACGGCGG TGTGTGGGCTGCCACCAACATCTCAGAGGAACTCGGACTGCAGACCACCAAACCAGAAGCCCCACTGTGA